In one Etheostoma cragini isolate CJK2018 unplaced genomic scaffold, CSU_Ecrag_1.0 ScbMSFa_1951, whole genome shotgun sequence genomic region, the following are encoded:
- the LOC117940218 gene encoding atypical chemokine receptor 3-like, translated as NLRLCRSHHDGFVCRPVYPPDNPRGWMVAVQLSFTVLGFAVPLPVLAVSYLLLAAAVPGGSPERRVILAYIVVFVACWLPFHAVLVLDAVATGGALGFSCRLEGFLDVALQLTQCCSLLHCCVNPVLYSFLSRGDRYRLVKDAIAKFSAKTGLARLLVVPGSHARLAGDEEDEDEEDTVVQDISSL; from the coding sequence AGGTCTCATCATGACGGGTTTGTCTGCCGCCCCGTGTACCCGCCCGACAACCCCCGCGGTTGGATGGTTGCCGTGCAACTGAGCTTCACGGTGCTGGGCTTCGCCGTGCCGCTCCCCGTCCTCGCCGTCTCCTACCTGCTCCTGGCGGCGGCCGTCCCAGGGGGGTCCCCCGAGCGGCGCGTCATCCTGGCCTACATCGTGGTCTTCGTGGCGTGCTGGCTGCCGTTCCACGCCGTCCTGGTGCTGGACGCCGTGGCGACGGGGGGGGCGCTGGGCTTCAGCTGCCGGCTGGAGGGCTTCCTGGACGTGGCGCTGCAGCTGACGCAGTGCTGCTCGCTGCTGCACTGCTGCGTCAACCCCGTCCTCTACAGCTTCCTGTCCCGCGGGGACCGCTACCGCCTGGTGAAGGACGCCATCGCCAAGTTCTCCGCCAAGACCGGGCTCGCCAGGCTGCTCGTTGTCCCCGGCTCGCACGCCCGGCTCGCTGGggacgaggaggacgaggacgaggaggacACTGTTGTTCAAGACATTTCTAGTCTTTAG